The genome window ATCGCAATCGGATTTGAACTTGCCGCTCGTAAGCAGCAAATTGGTCAGTGCACCTGCAAACAGGCTGTCTTCCATATTGAAGCGGTCTTTCCAACCCGCACAGAAAATAACCACATCCTTACCTTGCGTCTGAATATGGTCAGCCAAGGCCTGTAGGTTCAGGAATGAACCAATAAGCACGGTGTCGGAACCTTTTGCGGCAATGTTGATGGCGCGTGTTCCGTTGGTGGTTGTCAAAGCAATTTCGCGCCCACGTATATT of Flavobacteriales bacterium contains these proteins:
- a CDS encoding 2-phosphosulfolactate phosphatase; translation: NIRGREIALTTTNGTRAINIAAKGSDTVLIGSFLNLQALADHIQTQGKDVVIFCAGWKDRFNMEDSLFAGALTNLLLTSGKFKSDCDSANASSLVYRTGRKNLMSFLKSCSHRKRLAHLNLEKDVEYCLQRDITDVIPVLRGDRLVRLS